The genomic interval AACGCCTGTGGATCCCCGGCATGTGGATCCCCGGCATGTGGATCCCCGGCATGTGGAGGCGGCGCGTGTGAATCATCATGCAATGAAACGCCATTCGGCTACATGATGCCACCGATGGGCGACACCAATCGCTACGGAACCGATCCACAAGAGTTCTTGTGTGACGGTGGCGACCGCGATGCGCACGCGCGCGTGCTGCGTAATGGCGAGATCGGCGGCTTGGATCCTCAAGACACCGTGGTGCACTACGTCACGGACGCCGGCGACACCAAAATTCAACCCAGCACGCGCGCGTGCGTGTACGCTCCACGGTTTTCTGCCGTCCGACAAGTCACCGGAGCCCTCTCCGGCGAACGAGCACAAGGTGCCGCGGGAATCGAACGCCCCGTCGGTCCCACCGGCATTGGTTTCAATCAGCCCAGCCTGACCATGCGGGACACCGACGAACTCGTCCACGCCAACGTCACCAAACGCGTCGACGCGATGCGAGATCGCAATCGTGGCGTGCCGGTCGAAGGCATCCAGCAGGTCGAGTTGGCCGAAGATGCGTTGGAGGTCCTGGCAACTCTGGACCGTATCGCACTGGACCAACTCAACGAAACCCAGTTGGCATTACTACAACGATCCAGTCTCGCCGCTCAAACGTGGATGATCCGCGATGCAGTGGAAGTCATGATCGAAAGCGTGCAGCCACCGGTCTTAATCCGCGATGCAAAGCTCGAGTCGTTTGTCGAGTATGACTTCCCCGATGCCGGTCGCCTGCGAATCCTCAAGATGGCCGACCGCTCGCATGCTCAACAGGGCGAAGAAGTCTCGTTCGTCATTCGCGTCGACAACGTCGGTGACAGCGCGGTCAACGAAGTCGTGATTGCGGACAATTTGGTGACCCGTTTGGAATACGTCGCGGATTCACAAACCTGCGACCGCGACGCCCAGTTTGAGGTCCAACAGAACGATGCCGGCTCGTTGCGTTTGAAATGGTTGCTTTCCGAACCGCTCGCTGTGGGCGAAGGTGCAGTGATCGAATTCAAGTGCAAGGTACGATAAACTGTACCTCAGTCTCCCGTACGTCAGCCTTTCTAGGCTGACATACCCCCCAAAAACCTCCAGAACCGTTCCGAAAACAGCAGACGAAAGCAGACAACCGCGGCTAACGCTGGACTGCTCAAAACGTTGGTCTTGACATTATTTTTTCAGTCCATGTTTTTGTTCCATGCATCGCAATCAAAGTGAGCCTCAGGCGCTAGCCGTGGGCCAGCACCACAATCCGCCTCAGGCGCTAGCCCGGATTATTCATCAGCCGGCACACGATAGCGTCCGGTTCCCGATTACAGGCGTGAGAATCGGACGCTATCGCGTGGCGGCTGATATGCGAAGACTGTAGTCAGTGGC from Stieleria varia carries:
- a CDS encoding DUF11 domain-containing protein; protein product: MIQQTLFRLATASVLVVFALLTALLTALLTGCAPAHVRPPGALPIPRDGQTPQMQSVPLSAPGGQYPMMQPGAGYPTMQRGGNPQMQQVGYPPMQQGGNPAFQQGGYRQSPHPYSSSRVEMPGNVPTAPAMMQGQAESAVAQVGFVDRLPGGCGTPACGCNACGSPACGSPACGSPACGGGACESSCNETPFGYMMPPMGDTNRYGTDPQEFLCDGGDRDAHARVLRNGEIGGLDPQDTVVHYVTDAGDTKIQPSTRACVYAPRFSAVRQVTGALSGERAQGAAGIERPVGPTGIGFNQPSLTMRDTDELVHANVTKRVDAMRDRNRGVPVEGIQQVELAEDALEVLATLDRIALDQLNETQLALLQRSSLAAQTWMIRDAVEVMIESVQPPVLIRDAKLESFVEYDFPDAGRLRILKMADRSHAQQGEEVSFVIRVDNVGDSAVNEVVIADNLVTRLEYVADSQTCDRDAQFEVQQNDAGSLRLKWLLSEPLAVGEGAVIEFKCKVR